The following coding sequences lie in one Lacerta agilis isolate rLacAgi1 chromosome 4, rLacAgi1.pri, whole genome shotgun sequence genomic window:
- the LOC117044889 gene encoding ubiquilin-1-like: MVESQRIPGVDLRAAEPQVIRIMVKTPWQKEEFLVHREMLVREFKEHVARHFSSSPDQIVLVYVGRILKDHKTLGQHGIHLDYDATVYVVVRSPRGRPSRQASASPTSPAPDQKPPRGGAFASDGLRELTASLGLNTANFSEFQSQLMSNPDMMVQLLENPFIQSKLSSPDLMKELVTSNPQVRQVMEKAPEISHVFSSPEGMRLVVELARNPAVVREFIKSPPQATTCPGSVPGGDNNSVLQGAFPEAQRGLGQKAIPKRCAPSPLPGSLGGHPPTFDHGERLERARERLPSPRPWPPKPGTQHPAPNGNDQSNGESGAVRGEAGQLASATVRNLLHQIIKHLMQNLASSSPSRSSHTPEVVAKMVRRNTSVSRSSRGQAAPQVPDLLQQIQSTDILLANWSPKEIQGLVEIQQRLQALATDEPATERRGRPERPARRAHSITSLCDVLPPVSRVGRQDVTAQQILETLVGADFLAGVKTASRLRGSSAQPSSKQKRTYKL, encoded by the coding sequence ATGGTCGAAAGCCAGAGAATCCCGGGGGTCGACCTCAGAGCCGCCGAGCCCCAGGTTATTCGGATCATGGTGAAGACTCCGTGGCAGAAGGAAGAGTTTCTGGTCCACAGGGAGATGTTGGTCCGAGAATTCAAGGAACACGTTGCCAGgcatttctcctcttctcctgacCAAATTGTGCTGGTGTACGTCGGAAGGATCTTGAAAGACCACAAGACCCTTGGCCAGCATGGCATCCACCTAGACTACGACGCAACAGTCTACGTGGTCGTCCGGTCTCCCCGGGGGCGCCCGTCCCGGCAGGCTTCCGCCAGCCCTACCAGCCCTGCCCCAGACCAGAAGCCGCCTCGTGGaggcgcttttgccagcgatggCCTCCGGGAGCTGACCGCCAGCCTGGGCCTCAACACAGCCAACTTTTCAGAGTTCCAGAGCCAGCTCATGTCCAACCCAGACATGATGGTGCAACTGCTGGAGAACCCCTTCATCCAGAGCAAGCTCTCCAGCCCCGACCTGATGAAGGAGCTGGTCACCAGCAACCCGCAGGTGCGGCAGGTGATGGAGAAAGCCCCTGAGATCAGCCACGTCTTCAGCTCCCCAGAAGGAATGAGGTTGGTGGTGGAACTGGCAAGGAACCCAGCGGTCGTGAGGGAGTTCATCAAATCGCCTCCCCAGGCCACCACTTGTCCTGGAAGCGTCCCTGGTGGAGACAACAACAGTGTCCTTCAGGGTGCGTTCCCTGAGGCACAAAGAGGACTAGGGCAGAAGGCCATTCCAAAGCGGTGTGCGCCAAGCCCCTTGCCAGGATCCCTGGggggccacccacccacctttgacCACGGTGAAAGGCTCGAACGAGCCCGGGAGAGGCTGCCTTCTCCCAGACCTTGGCCTCCAAAGCCTGGCACCCAGCACCCAGCACCCAACGGCAACGACCAGAGCAACGGGGAAAGCGGCGCCGTCAGAGGAGAGGCAGGACAACTGGCCTCGGCAACTGTGAGGAACCTCCTACACCAAATCATAAAGCACCTGATGCAGAACCTGGCGTCGAGCAGCCCCTCCAGGAGCAGCCACACCCCGGAGGTGGTGGCCAAGATGGTCCGCAGGAACACCTCCGTGTCCAGGAGCAGCCGGGGGCAGGCGGCCCCGCAGGTCCCAGACCTCCTCCAGCAGATTCAAAGCACAGACATCCTGTTGGCCAACTGGAGCCCCAAGGAGATCCAGGGGCTTGTGGAGATCCAGCAGAGGCTGCAGGCACTCGCCACAGACGAGCCGGCAACAGAGAGGCGAGGCAGACCCGAGCGGCCCGCGCGGAGGGCGCACTCCATCACTTCCCTCTGCGACGTCCTGCCCCCCGTCTCGAGGGTAGGGCGCCAGGATGTCACCGCCCAGCAGATCTTGGAGACTCTGGTGGGTGCTGACTTCTTAGCTGGCGTGAAGACCGCTAGCCGCCTGCGGGGCTCGTCCGCGCAGCCGTCTTCCAAGCAGAAGCGGACGTACAAGCTCTGA